Genomic DNA from Mixophyes fleayi isolate aMixFle1 chromosome 7, aMixFle1.hap1, whole genome shotgun sequence:
tttattgttctgtattgttctaccctgtatagtctactgtttgtaccatgtacggcgctgcggataccttgtggcgcctaacaaataaacgataataataataatctatttctATATGAATAAATAACCTTACAGCGGTTGTAACCGGCCTAGAAAATGTTATTTCAATTGTTGGGATGTAACAGATATGACTAAGTGCTGACAATAAACATCACCCTTTGATATGTGTGTAAGGGGACTATGCTATATACCGAATACAAATGTAAGTTGTTAgttaatatgttttacattcaTTTCCAGCCTCTAATATATTTCTCTACCCCACTAGTTTCTCCTGGCCATGGTCCTGGCTTATTTCAAACGGGCAGGACTGAAGACCGAGGAGTACAGAAAGTACTTTTTCGCAGCCCTGTAAGTATCTACATTAAATGAATTGGAGAAGGTTtagccaaaataattatttaataccagaacttgttgtaacattTGACCAAACTAATCGAAGCACCACTAACTTGGCTGTTTATGATCTTCATGTTTAAAAGCTCCTTCTCCCATAGAGCTAGCAGGGAAACTGGGACGCAGTTGCCCTTAGGACTGTACACTTTATTACATATTAGCATTAGATTTACCAAGCACACTAGTGTGCACACCTGAGGCACACACCCACATCATGTCATATGTATCATACATCCCTTGTACATGttacccctggggatgctgcagttggacttgagcacccaggggctacaAATCACAATGGCATCAGTTAGAAAACAGATGTATATTGCCATTTACCAGTCCAAGATAAACTTCCTCTCCCACAAGGCTACTGTGAAAAGTGGGCAGGGCCTAtcaagactgagaaaccagagagcTGGGGAGGAAGTAGAGAGAAGAGCTTCCTGGGGAGACTGAGTTGTGTGACAAGTCTAggtaggtgaccctaggcagaagggcactggattgaTGATCTGAGTAGTGAGATCAGACAGTGTGCAGGGATATCAGAGCAGAGTGGAGTGGTGAATAGAACCTGCTGGGAAGTCACAGTTTGatgctgtaggaggaggtttgcatgcacctctaaAGAAAGACATTTTACAAATCAGCCATTTGGAGAGAATCAAGTTCATatactggtgcagataagtaactgaTTAATTTACCTCTCTGTaattgttcaagtggggtttggactatatctggccataAGGGCAGAAGAttcagggatagatgggtgggcaggtaaatgtgcaacACGTGTTTGTTTAAGCAGCATTTGAGTTTATACCACAAGGTGATCTCTCTGGTGttaaagttgtggaactacaagtcccagaatacaaaaGCAACGATACAAGCTGAGAATTTACAGATGTTGTTATATTAAgctttgcatactgtgactgttgaatcttactgtatgtgatttaaaGACACGtaaaagctgcaaactggacacattctgtttccatgccatgctggcaTACATACAAAAGGGCTCCAAGTTGCAGTGCAATGCTCAATCTGTGCGGTGTGTTTGAGTGCTGCCAGACTTGTGTTTGGCAgtatatggtaaaaatataagtaaatatatatatatatatatatatatatatatatatatatatatatatatacatacattcacCCCTCTGGATAATCTCTGTATCAGGAGCATGTAAGGTTAACATATGATATATTGGTCCAGTGTATAAGGTTGTAACAATTAATGTTTATGTCTTatactattgctattattgatttATTCTGTTAACTTACTGTTCATAGGAAGAGTCGGTGCTCTATTTTCATCCACACTGTATTCTAGTGTATTgttcacatttttattaaaattataccaaagtatatttttctataaaatcacaaaagctgcATGTAGTGGTTCTAGTTAAATAAATGTGCAGGATTGGCTTCTGCAGCACATAGTGTGTCATAGTGTATTAGTACTAGGCAGGGGGTTTcccaaatctccccctggtgtatttcAAAACACCCCCAAAAGAAGAAAGTGGtaattcgggtggaggcactgacaACCATGTACAGAGGTTATAAGCACTTACatctcttaatatatatatataccttcacAATGCATAATACCGAAGGGAGTGTTACATACAGAATAACCTAATGGCCAGGGGCAGGACTATAGCTGTGGGgctatgggggaaggggggggggtgagaggggcCTACCAATGCTGGCCCAACCCCTATACCAGTttccactctgctcttctgagctcACATGGAAGCTGGCACATGTGCAGTGAAGTCCCCCATTTTGGACTTTATTACACTCATCGACCCTCGTGTATGCTCAGAAGAAAAAGCAAAGATGCTGGACACATATTGCAGCCCCTGCTCAAGATTGTGCTTTGGTAACTGGATAGTTCTAGTTACATACCTGACCATGGCTAAATTACTGCTTATTTTACCTTGTCTTTTCTTAGACATATTTTATCTACTGTCTCTTACTAGAACAAGTCTACatcatttgtctatattaattcACTATGTGTTGCTCCAGATTCCTGGCAAACCAAGTGGAAGAAGAGGAAAGGCCCTTCATGATGGAGATCTATCCTTGGGCCCTCGGATGGACGTGGAGGCAGAGAATGGGACGTCTGCAAGATCGAAGGAACACTTTGCTGTCCAGGATGGGATTCTATGCTATGGTGGACCGGGCCTCCTGTGATATGGTTTGTATTAATGAAGAATAAGAAACTTATGTTGGACCTGGCAGAAAATATAGAAGTGAATCAGTGGATAAAGTATTGTATAATGAAGGAAATAGGTTTGTTACTACAAGGTGGAGACTTAGTGAACTTACCGGACGCATTGTTGTACTACTTAATTTCTTTGCTTGGGCTTTAGTTAGGCATCCTAAGTTAATTTGTAAACCATACAAGCCCAAACATGTATGACCAGGCGTAAATATCAGGTATGAAATGGTACTGttcactttataaataataacataaaatagaCACATTTGAAAATTGTTATAAGCATTTTTGGGACTAATATTAAGTTCTAAGTTCTTCCCGATATTTCCCACTCCGTCCCCAACCAACACTGGGTCTAACAGCTGCTAAATAATCAGCATTCGCAAATGCATGTTAGGCTGTCACAATATAAAGATAATATAGTTGTGTAGAACATgtgaaaaaggaaaaaacaaaaggaCAGGCTAGATGGGCCACGCTGTTCTATGATACTACAGCCCAGATGTTCTAAGCTCTCTTATTGAATATAGAGAGACTTAAGCAGGCTGTTAATGCCTTTGTCTCCTCACCAATAAAATATTGTGCCCTAGGATAAGCAAGGTTCAGATAGCACTTTAGTGTTACTTAAAACTTAAGGATAAGAGGATTGAAATGATATGCAAATATAAGTGCTAACACATTAGTAGCGTATTTAATTCAATAAGGGCACCTTATCACATCCTTAGGTGATCTTATTTTTCTAATGATGTGGATGTATGAAATACACAAGTGTAACAGTTATTTGTAATAGGATTTGTTATATTGCCTTGTTTTCTTGACATGTGCCCCCAAATTATAACTAACTTTTATGCATGTCATTTCCTGTACATGTCTAAATACTATTgatctgtatatatacataaggGTATGAATGGATGTTTGCACAATTTGAAACAATTCCTTTGCTATTATATTATTTAGAAAAAGACACTGGAAGCATTAATATTGTCTTTCAGTCATATTATGCATGTCTCTCCATCTTTATCAATTATTATTTTCCTATTCAATCTCTATCCACTCTGTACACTTTTATATTTGATGCTCGAGAACCACGGATACAAGGCATTCTGGTACATAAAAACGGCAAGCTACAGACCTTCTCTTTATGTTCTATCACACACAGAACTGATAATGCATTGCTGATACATAAGGAATTCACATGTGCAGCAGAACTGGGTTTTTTTAAGTAACATCAGGATGCTACTTAAATAATCAGTTTTGCACATGTGTATTTATTATCATAAATAATGCTTATGTGTTACTTACGGTTTAAACAAGATATGCTACTTAGGGTAGATAATTGCATATAGCATAGATACTTAACAGAGCCTTTTAAAGTCTCTCACTTATATATTAAGGTGCCCCTATAACACATTATAGCAACTGGGCCTATGTATTTcataacaataatataaagtaaatttacaaataaaaaataaaaatagaataatagtGTTTGGTTAAGATGTTACATTGAAAAGACTAATTTTgttgatgtttattttattgtagatCATGGCAGAAGACCCAACTCACTGGGCTTGgatgagaaataggaaagaacACCATGGCTGGGCCATACGTCGGAGGAACACCGCAGAATATCTTATCCGAGGCCCAGGGAGCAGCCCTctatcctgctccctgtgtaacgCCCCTATGAGCCATCCAATCCAGTGGGAAGTGGCTGGAAATATCATCTTCCGTGCAGATCCACAGGAGGAGCCTGAGAGTATTATCAAGGTCCTGGTCCCATAATCATACTCAGTGAGTAGAGGGCCAGTAATacagaaaatgtaattgtaaaagTATCTAAATAACCGGTTTATGTATGGAAGCAGAGTTACTAAGGATGTTAGTCactaaaattcatttttaaaatattttacacattgacccatgttaaaatgaaaagtGTCAAATAGTAATTAAATCTGTATAAGTTTATAATCAGACCACTAATATCCAATCATTTTTGAAGAACTGGAACATACATGAGGTTCTACCCATCCATAAATATCACTCCTGCTTCCTTCTCAGTGTGATGGACAGTAACATGGTCTCTATACTTATGTATTCTGGTATCTGATCCAGGTTCAGCAGCAGTTGGAAATCTTGGAAAATCTTAACTTTGAGTTAccaattttaaaaatgacaggcaATTTACAAATTATTACATCTACGGATGCACAATGTATCTTTACATGTACAAGTGTGCCTATTTTTCTGGCTGGCTCATGTCAATGTACAGAAACACCCCATAAACAAAAATGTCACATTGGTTTACAGACTGGTGGGGGCATGTATGAGTCAATTCTGTTTACCCTTTCCATCATAGTGCTtgggaaaataataaaaagagtaAAAGTCTCACATCAAATGCCGACCTACTACAAGTTTAGGTTCACCACAGTGTTTCTGCTTCTTTTCTAGTTTTCAAAATAATTCTTGataaattaagatttatttatgtcttaaatgaattatGAGAGTAATGGGAAATTCAGACTTTCTTTATAACATGTGTTGCTATTACATTGCTCGATGTgtgtgtcaggaacccctccaaccagtacaacaccacccggagtctactctgacagtcaggtgttcactggagcccctagtggtggggacagacttggctgcagactacagagggtcgtgtgatgtgtaccggctgcggggaacccagaagCAGAGGGAAATGGTAGACAGCAAATCCacagaacaggccgaggtcaggggtcacttgctaggaagtatcgtcagaaaacacgccaggggtcgaggtcacgacaaatcagcagaaacggagatataagccaaaaggtcaagggcacaggcaaaagacaaatccagaggacaggcaggggtcatacacggcaggcaacaattcaaaggcttaacaccaggagtacaggagtacagcagcaggcagcaacacaggaatctggcagctataaccggcagggaggctaagccctccctgccttatatacaagaaacaaccaatgagagcctagctctatAACTGCACCCAGACTGTGCCACTAATATTAATTAGgttaattaattagcccacaggctatttgCAAATCGCGCACGGCTGCCCCACAGTGCCGGGACGCGGCTCTGAACCACTCAGCGTCCAACCGTTGCTACGGAAATGGTCGGGCTGaccccagaagtgacgtcccggtcgccatagcgacggccgggacggaggtaggagagtcgcggcggctgggcaccaccgcggctcgtaacagtgtgCCTATAAATGCACTTTTCCACATGTGTGCGATTGAAAGGTATAGACTGGGTCATAAGTATAGTGATGAGAACTGATCTCTGGCTTCTCAGATGTAGTAGAGAATTCATGACTTTTATAGCGAGGAAAAGGCTCAGCACCCTCTCAAAAAACCTGCACTCAGCAGATAAATGGTACACTGTCATGTGCCTAATCTGCTTTTAGAAAGGGACACACAACTCCTCTCATCACTGGTGCAAACTCTCCTGCAGATTCCGCTATCCTGACCGGCAAATCCATTCCCTGCTCAGCTAGGTGCACTTACACACAAAAGTAGCCGCATAACATTACTAAAGGGTATTTGTTCTGTGGTTTTACACTCTTGCAGTTTGTTAGTTACCTTTTTTGAATATAAGCTAAGAATGAATGTAATATGCTTCTATCTTGTCCATCTTTTTATAGTCATGAACCAAGCACCAAGAGGACACATTAAGACTGACTTGGAGAAGAACAACCGAAAAACCATAAGAAGACACCATTAGATGGAAGACCAGAGGACCACAGACGAAGAGGATCATCTATTATTCTTTGATTTTAGCACACAAACATAACATATAATAGACACTCGTACAACATTGCATTAGCAGTCACTCCCTTTAGTATGCCCAGAGGAGGGGCAGTGCAGCAGCCATGGCTCCTcacaggtttcctccacagggggtttttcctgtCCTGAGTGCTGCTGTACACTTATTACACATTATAAGATAGATGATACTATTtgtcttattatttattacttattaaaTTAGTGCCTTCTTTTTACATATTATAATTTAGAACATAATAcaattaacataaaataacatatataaatacattgtattaaatttcatattttaagctcatctttaattttgtctgagtcatttatttgcatatttttctaGTTTATTATGTCAACTGAAccataaaataaatgaagaaaaaaagtaaaaagaaaaaaaacatgacatTGTTAATCTTAGGCTAAAAAAGTTGTGTGTTTTGCAGCAGCAGAGTTGGCCGTGTATAACCAGCTTCTCTGCCAAGTCTGTAAAGCTGGTCATACACGGCCAATTCTCCTGCTCGGTATGAGTGTCAGGTAACATGATTAATATTCATCTTGGCCACATGTGATTACCACAACATATCCGCTATCATTGGAGTCTATTAGTGCAATGGAATATGGATGACATCTTCAATCATCTTCTGACCGAATTTACAAGAATACCTGATAATATCCTTTACTCGATTTTGATAGTATCATTAACGGGCATCACCGTCATTGTTGGATGACATGTGCTGCAATATCAGGCTAATTACCAATATCTGCTGCCACACTAAAGGCTATGACTGTTGGAAGGTTGGATAGCAGACATATGCCTCCCTGGTTCCAGTTACAATTCTGTGGCTCGTAAAAGGATGAACATCCTCTAGAATGTATTCTctcgcaggcagggtcctctttacctattgtccATGTcggtctactgtctgactccctcgtacgtcctgtcatgtcttttgctgcactctgtgtgagtccccatagcactactcacactcatctgtgctacttatgtgtattacctcatctaatTGTATCTTGACTCTGTAGctggcactacggaatctgtggcgcattgtaaataaataaataaataaataataataataatgggtaatgttcataatcatcatcatcatttatttatatagcgccaacatattccataacATAAACTTACCAACTCTCAGCCAACAATACAATATTATATCTATGCTCCCAGGGGCGTACGGagaatttttaagggggggtttcccctccaccggaaaaaaaaaagcgagagagctgccgcgcatgtgcccgcgcatgtgcagcagctccgtttaggcagcactgtactatacagcagccgcggcgctgtcaaagaagcgtccgcggcggtgctgtatataaTACGATTTGTgatatatacaaataaagtttaAATTAGATAGATAAGGCAGACATTTCAAGTCTATACAAAAAGACAGCAAGTTTGCAGACAGGCACCAATCAAAAGATATCCAAAACAACAATCAATCGCAGGAATAAAAAACATTCAGTAATAAATCAATAATGATCAATAAGTCCAAAAGTCCTACAATCCAATAGGAAAAAGGTGAATCTTCTGAAAAAGTCCCAATCACTTCATAATTCCTCGTGGGTCAAGGACTGGTAATTATATTGCTTGATTTTATAATTCTAGGAATTTTTTTATATCAGGTCTGATATTGCAACAGATATATTATTTACTTCTGTTTTGATTAGGGGCAATTATGAGCGTTCGTGTTGTTGAGGTTGGTACTTCTCTTGTGTTGAAGGCATTTTTAGTACCATAggaatttaattttgttttagttATTGATCAAAGATGAAATtatgtcttttcagcagatggttatgagagatcacagatctgaaggtaaattgtgcagGTTTGTATGCATAAATCAGCATGCTCATCATAAttttcaatcgttggtgaaattgctagacattgcatctgaagaatgattgcataggtgtgtacccagcgtaACAATGCTGGTAAGCCTTCCTCTTTACCTTCAATGGAATcggtaaaaaaacaaaccataataACCTGCTGAGCTCACCTGTCCCGTCACAGTGAAAGCGTTTGAAACGTCACTATTGTAATCTGGATATGGAATTGAAAATGTCTGACGTCCATGGTATTGGAAAACTAGAGAAAGCAAAAGTAATTAAACAATCAGAATAGAAATAAAATCATGTAGTCTAATCTTTGACAAAAATGCCATCTCCACCTGATATAGAAATTTGGGAGCTGAATGAAAATAAAGGATAGAGACCTGAAGCTAAGATAGTGGTTACGATAAAAGTTTATATTATGCTCTGATTTTTTTATGTACTGAAGACACTATGAATTTATGTCTAGGAGCGTCCATTGTAAGAGATAATTGTAGGAAGTCAACAGACATGTCTCCTCTTGTGTTAAATGACTGCAGttatgaccaaaagttttgagaatgacacaattattggttttcacaaagtttgctgcttcagtgtttttagacctttttgtcagatgttgttatgatatactgaagtaaaattacaagcatttcagaagtgtcaaaggcttttattaacaattacattaactttatgcagagtcaatatttgtagtgttgacccttgtCACTCAACTTCTGagccatatactgactgatggccgcctattcttgtctaatcaatgtttggagtttgttagaatttgtgggtttttatttgttcacccgcctcttgaggattgaccacaagttctcaatgggattaaggtctggggagtttcctggccattaacccaaaatttcgatgttttgataatctagccacttagttatcccttttgccttatggcaaggtgttccatcatgctggaaaaggcattgttaatCACCAAACTGTTCCTGGATGGTTAGGGAGGAGGGAGGGtagcttttggaggatgttttggtaccattctttattcatggctgtgatcttcggcaaaattgtgagtgagcccactctcttggccgagaagcaaccccacacatgaatggtctcaggatgctttactgttggcatgacacagtacTGATGGTATCGCTCAccattccttctccggacaagcgtttttccagatgccccaatctgaaaggggattcatcagagaaaatgactttaccccagtcctcagcagtccaatccctgtaccttttgcagaatatcagtctgtcctgatgtttttcctggagagaagtggcttctttgctggccttcttgacaccaggccatcctccaaaagtcttcgcctcattgTGCATGcaggtgcactcacacctgcttgctgccattcctgagcgaactctgcactagtggtgccccgatcccgcagctgaaccAACTTTAGGaaatggtcctggtgcttgctggatgttcttgggcacccaaAAGCTTTCTTGACAACTatagaacctctctccttgaagtttttgatgatccgataaatggttgatttaggtgcaatcttactagcagcaatatccttgcttgtgaagcccttttgtgcataGCAATGATGACAgcacgtttccttgcaggtaaccatggttaacagaggaagaacaatgatttcatggaccaccctccttttaaagcttccagtctgctattctctgtcagtatgacagagtgctctccagccttgtcctcatcgacactctcacctgtgttaatgagagaatcaatgACCTGATGTGAGCTGGCCCTTttctggcagggctgaaatgcagtggaaatgttttggggataaagttcactgTCACGGAGaacagggactttgaaattaattgcaattcatctgatcactcttcatgacattctggagtatatgcaaattgccatcttaaaaacagacagcaaactttgtgaaaaataatatttgtatcattctcaaaacttttggccatgactgtatgtattgtaagtTAACTCATACTGTGATTCATGCTTGAAATGAAACATTTAAGCCTTGAGAGGATGGAACAATAACCAACTAATCTACCTCAAATAATGCTCTGTATATATGCCATAATAGTATTATAGGAAGGTCACTGTTGGAATTATGTATTCTGTGACAGGACATTAACATATAGAATAGTTTACAGATGTTCTGAGTCCCAGGAACCATAATACTGAATAGGCTATAAACGTCCAAAATTATTTGTTATCGTAAGATTAATGGGCCCATGGGACAAGTTCATCATATTATATCAATACATGACTTGTTCACTGTAGAGTATAATTACAACAAACAAAACTTGGATAAATGTCAGCCAAAGGGCTATATAACTACTGATATGCTTCTAGTAGCTACATCTATTCTTGTATGAACTAAGCATCTGTGTGCATGCAATAAACAGAAGATTTGATTTTCATCAGACTCTACGTTCGAGATTTTATTTCCCTTATCACACCTATATAAAGTGGAGgaattttatgggctgaaccagtGACCTAATTGAGGTACTGCCTGACTTATGGCTCGTCTACACAACCACTTTTTCTGTCTTCCCTCTGTTTCTTTCTGAATAGGGCAGACGTTAATTTTAAGCCTTAAGGACCATTCATCCTTATTGCGACACACAACTTTGATTCCCACAGACAAGCAGACACCATATGAAGGTGTACAATATTTTACTGCTCAACCATTAAGTTGTGTGCTGCCATAATGCAGAATGGACCCTAGTCACTGCCGATTTCTTTCATATACACTCtggcagggccaccatcaggggggtacggccagtactgttgtgaggggcccggacagactagggggcccggacagacctctccgtctgtccagactccctggactgtccgggccccgcagtcacTGACCatgcctcccctttttttttcttgccttCTCCGCGATGCTGAAGCTCTGCCTCCCatactgataggctgggagtgcggcgcggtgacgtcatcactgcatgccgcactcccagtgtatcagtgaccgggaggcagagctgcagcatcgcggagaaggtaagtaaataagctattattttttttgagaggggtgggggggggggggagaggtagagcccgggggaccataactgtggagggagggggagagggagagcctgggggaccataattatggagggaggtgggggggacagggagagcaaggggggaagaggggggccttaactgtggaagggggggaagagggggaacCTTAACtgtgagggggaccttaactgtaggggggagagggggacattaaccgtgggggggggggggggggagagagggggacattaactgtggggaggagagggggacatttactgtgattgcggggaggggagagggggacatttatttTGGgtaaggggaacatttactgtgatgagggagtggaggggatgtactgtgatgagggatagggggcgcatgtatggcgaagatgaaggggtgcacatgtatggggagggggggggccccaccagattaattattactgggccccacagtttctgatggcagccctgcactCTGGGCAgaatgcaatggaagaaaaagtgctcctgtgaacaaacaattttcaAAGCCGATGCCTCCACTctacagcagtggcggatccaggggggggcgatcgccccccctagcagacacttgctgccgacggctgcacagtatgtgcaggtccgtccagccgtgacaggcagggacagtgtgctgcccggctgctctg
This window encodes:
- the LOC142097029 gene encoding speedy protein 1-B-like, whose translation is MVLAYFKRAGLKTEEYRKYFFAALFLANQVEEEERPFMMEIYPWALGWTWRQRMGRLQDRRNTLLSRMGFYAMVDRASCDMIMAEDPTHWAWMRNRKEHHGWAIRRRNTAEYLIRGPGSSPLSCSLCNAPMSHPIQWEVAGNIIFRADPQEEPESIIKVLVP